A segment of the Acidimicrobiales bacterium genome:
TCGACCAGGAGGGTGCCGAAGGCGAGCGCCTCGGCGGTCGCCCAGTCGACGTCGCCGTCCACCTCGTACAGCTGGGCGCGCGCCTCGAACTGCTTGGCCAGCTTGGGGTGGACGGTGAAGCCCTCGGGGTAGGTGCTGAGCGCGGCGAAGACGCGATCGAGCTCGGCCCGCTCGACGCCGGTGTCGACGTGGGGGAGCACGCCGATCGGCTCGGGCGCCGGCAGGGCGATCACCTCGGCGTCCGGCGCGGCCTGGCGGGTCTCGTCGAGGGCGGCCTGCAGGCGGGCCTGGAAGTCGTCGAGGGCGCGCTCGGCCTCGTCGAGGTCGATGTCGCCCCGGCGGACCAGCGCCTCGGTGTGGCGCTTGCGGACGGACCGCCGCTCGTCGATCCGCCGGTACATCCCGGGCTGCGTGTACGAGGGGTCGTCGCCCTCGTTGTGCCCGTGCCGGCGGTAGCACAGCATGTCGATCACGACGTCCTTGTTGAAGCGCCGCCGGTACGCGTAGGCCAGGCGCGCCACCCGCACGCAGGCCTCGGGGTCGTCGCCGTTCACGTGGAAGATGGGCGCCTGGACCATCTTGGCAATGTCGGTGCAGTAGTACGACGAGCGGGCCTCGTGCGGCGGGGTGGTGAACCCCAGCTGGTTGTTGATCACGAGGTGCACCGTGCCGCCGACGCGGTAGCCGGCGAGCTTCGACAGGTTGAGCGTCTCGGCCACCACGCCCTGGCCGGCGAAGGCGGCGTCGCCGTGCACCAGCACCGGGAGCACCGAGAACGATCCGGGGCGGTCGATCAGGTCCTGTCGGGCCCGGGCCATGCCCACCACCACGGGGTCGACGGCCTCGAGGTGCGAGGGGTTGGCGGCCAGCTCCACCGGGATGGGGCGCCCGGACGGGCTCACGAACGTGCCCGAGGCGCCCAGGTGGTACTTCACGTCACCCGAGCCCTGGGTGGAGTCGGGGTCGACGAAGCCCTCGAACTCCCGGAAGATCTGGTCGTAGCTCTTGCCGACGATGTTGGCCAGCACGTTCAGCCGGCCGCGGTGCGCGATGCCCAGCACGACGCCGTCGAGGGCCTCGTCGGCGGCCTCGGACAGGATGGCGTCGAGCACCGCGATGGCGCTCTCGCCCCCCTCGAGGCCGAAGCGCTTGTGCCCGACATACTTGGTGGCGAGGAACCGCTCGAAGGCCTCGGCGGCGTTGAGCCGCGAGAGGATGTGGCGCTTGTCGTCCGGGCCGAGCTCGACGCTGACCCCCTCGACATGCTCCTGGATCCAGCGCTTCTCCCCGGGTTCCTGGATGTGCATGTACTCGATGCCCACCGTGCGGCAGTACGCGTCGCGCAGCACGCGCAGCATGTCGCCGAGCTTCATCCGCTCCCGCCCGGCGAGACCACCGGTGAGGAACTCGCGGTCGAGGTCCCAGATCGTGAGGCCGTAGGTGGACGGATCGAGCTCCGGGTGCACGTGGGGCTCGCCGCCCGAGAGCGGGTCGAGGTCGGCGATGAGGTGACCGCGGACCCGGTGAGCGTTCACGAGCTGACCCACCCGGATCTGCTTCTCCAGCATCGACTGCTCGTGATCGACCGGGTTGACGTCGCGCCGCCACTCGACGGCCTCGTACGGCACGCCGACCGAGCGGAACACCCCCTCGTAGAAGGCCTCGGCTCCGGTGAGCAGCTCGTGCACCCGCTTCAGGAAGAGGCCCGATTCGGCGCCCTGGATCACGCGGTGGTCGTACGTCGACGTGATCGTGACGACCTTCGACACGCCGAGGTCGGCCAGGAGGTGGGGATCGGCGGCCTGGAACTCGGCCGGGTGGTCGATCGCGCCCACGCCCACGATCACGCCCTGGCCCGGCATCAGCCGAGGCACCGACTGCACGGTGCCGATGGTGCCCGGGTTGGTGAGCGTGATCGTGGCGCCCGCGAAGTCGTCGGCGCTGAGCCGGTTGGCCCGCACCTTGCGGATCACGTCCTCGTAGGCGGCGTAGAAGCCACGGAAGTCGAGCGTGTCGGCCGCCCGGATCACGGGCACCAGCAGGGTGCGGGAGCCGTCGGCCTTCTCCACGTCGACGGCGAGGCCCAGGTTCACGTGCTCGTGGCGCACGACCCGGGGCGCGCCGTCCGGGCCGCGCACGAAGGTGGAGCTCATGACCGGCACGGCGTCGGCGACCGCGCGCACGACGGCGTAGCCGATGAGGTGCGTGAACGACACCTTGCCGCCGCCGACCCGTTCGAGGTAGCCGTTGATGACGCCCCGGTTGACCTCGAGCAACTTGGCCGGCACGACCCGGAACGAGGTGGCCGTTGGCACCTCGAGGCTGGCCTCCATGTTGGCCACGATCAGGGCGCCGGCACCGCGGATCGGCGCCCCCGCCGGCTCGGCGGGGGCGGCGGCCGGCTCGGTGGGGACGGCGGCCGGCTCGGGGGTGGCCGCCACGACCGGCGGGGTGGCCACGGCGGACGCCGGCGCCACCCTCGGGCCGTCGGGCCGGTAGTCGGCGAAGAAGTCCCGCCAGCTCTGGCTCACCGACCCCGGGTCGGCCCGGAAGCGCTCGTACATCTCGTCGACCAGCCAGGCGTTCGGCCCGAACCGCCCGACGGCCCCCTGCTCTCGCTCGCTGCCCCGCTCGCCGGCCACGAGGTCGAAGCCTACCGCCGGCCCCCTCGCGGGCCCCGGGAGACGATCACCCCTGGACGAACACCAGGAGGAGCTCCAGCTGGCCGTTGTCCTCGGTGGTGACGGGGCCACCGCTGGGGTTGGGGATCCCCCAGTCGGCGAAGACGATGGGGATGGTCCCGCTCACCTGGATCGTCCCGTCCTGCAGGCGGGCCTCCACGGGGAAGGTCACCGAGGCGGTCGTGCCCCGCAGGGTGAGGTCACCGGTGGCCTCGGCCGAGACCGTCTCGCCCTCGGCGGGGACCGAGCCCAGGTCGATGGGGGCGGTGAGCACGAAGGCCGACGTGGGGTGGGTGGCGACGTCCATGATCCGCCCCCTGAACTGGTCGTCGCGCCGGCTCTCGTCGGAGGTCACGGTGGCCATGTCGACCTCGAACGAGGCCTCGGTCACCCGGCCGCCCTCCAGGGTGAGCGACCCCGTCACCGCGTTGGTGCGCCCGACGGCCGTGGCGTTCTGGCCGAAGAGGATCTCGTCGACGCGGTAGCCCACGACGGAGTCGCCGGAGGCGTCCCAGACCCCGTCCAGGCCGGCCCCCTCGTCGGGCCCGCCGGCCGGGGTGGTGGTCGACGCCCCCGCCGGTGCGGTGCTGGTGGTCGTGGCGGCGTCGAGCGACAGCGGCGGCGGTGGGTCGTCGCGGATCACGTTGATGTAGACCCAGGTGCCGCCGGCGACGAGCACCACGACCCCGACGACCGCGGCCAGCACCCACACCAGCACCCGCCTCGACCTGCCGCCACCCTCGCCCGTCATCGTCCCTCCCGCGCCGTCGAGCCCGTCTCGCCGGGACCACAGCATGCCGGGCGCGCACCCGGATGCCTCGTCGGGAGGGAGCCCGCGCCGACGAGCAGGGTCGGACCCCGGGGTGCGGCCGCGATGGCGGGCCCCTAGCCTCCCCGGGCGTGGCACCCCAGTTCATCTTCACCACGCGCAAGCTCGGCCGGGTGCACCCGCCCGACCGCCAGGTGCTCGCCGACATCAGCCTGTCGTTCTTCCCCGGCGCCAAGATCGGGGTGCTCGGGGCGAACGGTGCCGGCAAGTCGTCGCTCCTGCGGATCATGGCCGGCGAGGACGACGGCTACTCGGGCGAGGCGCGGCTCACACCCGGGTCCACCCGGGGCTTCCTTCCCCAGGAGCCCCGTCTCGACCCGGCCAAGGACGTGCTCGGCAACGTGATGGACGGCGTCGCCCCCGTCCAGCAGCTGCTCGACCGCTACCAGCAGGTCCTGGCCGCGTGGGGCGAGCCCGACGCCGACTACGAGAAGGTCGGCGCGGAGCAGGCCGAGCTCGAGGACCGCATCGACGCGGCCGACGCGTGGAACCTCGAGCGCAACGTCGAGATCGCCATGGATGCGCTGCGGCTCCCCCCGGGCGACGCCGACGTGTCGACGCTGTCCGGTGGCGAGCGGCGACGCGTGGCCCTGTGCCGGCTGCTGCTGGCCCGGCCCGATCTGCTCCTGCTCGACGAGCCCACCAACCACCTGGATGCCGAGTCGGTCGCCTGGCTGGAGCGCTTCCTGCAGGAGTACGCCGGGACCGTGGTGGCCGTCACCCACGACCGCTACTTCCTCGACAACGTGGCCGGCTGGATCCTGGAGCTCGACCGGGGACGGGGCATCCCCTTCGAGGGCAACTACTCCTCGTGGCTGGAGCAGAAGCAGGCGCGCCTGGCCCGCGAGGAGAAGCAGTCGTCGGCGAGGCAGCGCACCCTCCAGCGCGAGCTCGAGTGGGTGCGCATGGCGCCCAAGGCCCGCCAGGCCAAGGGCAGGGCCCGGCTGAGCGCGTACGAGAAGCTCCTGGCCGAGGCCCAGGCCGACCGCGGCCCCGGTGACCGGCTGGAGATCTCGATCGCCGCCGGGCCGCGCCTCGGGGACCTGGTGATCGAGGCCGAGCACCTCCGGAAGGGCTTCGGCGACCGGCTGCTGATCGAGGATCTGTCGTTCTCCCTCCCGCCCGCAGGGATCGTGGGGGTGATCGGCCCGAACGGGGCCGGCAAGACCACGCTGTTCCGGATGCTCACCGGGCAGGAGCCGCCCGACGGTGGCGAGCTGCGGGTCGGTCCCACCGTCGAGCTGGCCTGCGTCGACCAGAGCCGCGACACCCTCGACGCCTCGGCGACCGTCTACGAGGAGATCACGGGCGGCACCGACGAGATCAAGGTGGGCAACCGCGTGGTCAACGGCCGGGCCTACGTCGCCTCGTTCAACTTCAAGGGCGCCGACCAGCAGAAGAAGGTCGGGGAGCTGTCGGGCGGCGAGCGCAACCGCGTCCACCTGGCCAAGGTGCTGCGCACCGGCGGCAACGTCCTGCTGCTCGACGAGCCGACCAACGACCTCGACGTCGACACCCTGCGCGCCCTCGAGGACGCGCTGGAGGCCTTCGCCGGCTGCGCGGTCGTGATCAGCCACGACCGCTGGTTCCTCGACCGCGTGGCCACCCACGTGATGGCGTTCGAGGGCGACTCGCAGGTGCGCTGGTTCGAGGGCAACTTCACCGAGTACGAGGCCCTGCGCCACAAGGAGCTGGGGGCCGAGGCCGACCAGCCCCACCGGATCCGCTACAAGCCCCTGGCCCGGGGCTGACGGCGGCCACGACCATGACGGCCCGGGTCGTCCGGTGGGTGGTGGTCACCGTCTGCGCGGTGGGCGTCGTCGGCATGATCGTGGCCTCGATCGCCGACGTCACCGGGGCGGTGGCCACCTTCGGCCTCGTCACCGCGGCCGCGGTCATCAGCCTGATGGTCGTCACCGCGGTGGCCGGTCCGGCCGCCTTCGAGCGCCCGCCGGCGGATCGAGCCGCTCACGCCGAGGACGACGGCGAGCTCGTCGCGGCGAGGGTCGAGGACCGGATCCAGGCCCTCGTGGCCGCGGGGGCCGACGAGCGGGCCGTGCGCGAGCTGGTCGGCGACGCCGTGCGGCTGGGTCGGACCCGGCGCTGACCCCGCGCGCCTGCACCATCGCGCGCCGGTGCCGTTCGGCCCTTTCGGTTCGGTCGTCCGTCACAAACGGGCCGGGTTGCCTTACAAACCGACGTTCGAGCCCCGATACTGGACCCGTGGCAACACGCAAGGTCCGCAAGCCCACCTTCGGCTCGCGCGCCGTCGAACGCATCGTCGAAGCGGGCACGTCGGCGACCTGCGCCGCGTGCGGCGATCCCGTGAAGTTCTCGGCGCGCGACAAGCGCCGCCAAGTGATCTGCAACGTGTACATCGACGGGAAGTGGGACCGCGTCGAGCACTACCACGCGGAGTGCTACCGGACGGCCGGCCAGCCGTACGGCACGGCCGCGGCCTGACGCGGCAACCGTCGGTTCGAGGCGGTCACGCGGCCGTGTCCGCGCGCCCGCCCGGCCCCGTCAGGGCACCCAGCTCCAGGGCTCGGCTGACGTCGGTGGGGGTCACGATCCCGACCAGGTGACCGTGGTCGAGCACGAGCAGACGCCGATCGGGGCTGGTCGCCAGGGCGGGGAGCACCGCCAGCAGGGCGTCGCCCGGCGCGGCCGTGGCCACCTGCCCGAGGGGTCGGGCCACGCTGCGAACCAGCGTGCACGGCCAGGCGTCGCCCGGCACCTGCTGGAGCTGCGACCGGGTGACGAGACCGACGACCGAGCCGTCGGCGTCACGCACCGGGTACGTCGACCAGGGATGCTCCGCCACGTGGTGGCGGACCAGCTCGTCGACCGTGACCCAGGCCGGGACCGCCACCGGGTGGGGGCTCATGACGTCGCCGACCCGCACGCCCGCCAACCGCCGGCGCACGTCCACGCCCGACACCTCGGCCCTGGCCGCGTCGAGGAGGAACCACCCGAGCAGCACGAACCACACACCACCCACCAGAACGCCGGCCGCCACCCCGAGCAGCCCGAGCCCGATGAGCACGGCGCCGGTCGCGATGCCTGCGCCGGCCGACGCGGCCGTGGCCCGGCGCTGGTCGCCCCACCGCCGCCAGAGGATCGCCCGGAGCACCCGCCCGCCGTCGAGCGGCAGGGCCGGCAGCAGGTTGAACAGGCCCAGCACCAGGTTGATCGTGGCGAGCCACGCGACCAGGACGGTGACCAGCCCGGGCGCCTCCACCGCGCTGAGCAGCAGCCACAGGACGCCCCCGGCCGCGGCCAGCCCGATGCTCGTGGCCGGGCCCACGACCGCCACGCGCAGCTCGATGGCGGGCGTGGCGGGCTCACCGCCCAAGCGGGACACCCCGCCGAGGAGCCAGAGGGTGATCCCCTCGACGGGGAGCCCCTCGCGACGGGCCACGACCGCATGGGCGAGCTCGTGTGCCAGCAGGCCGGCGAAGAAGGCGACCACCGCCACCAGGCCGGCGAGCCAGTAGAGCGCCGCCGGCTCCCCCGGGTGCGCGGCCGGGAGCTCGCCCGCCGCCAGGCCCAGCCAGAGCAGGCCGAAGACCACGAGGAGGCTCCAGTGCACCCCGACGGGGATGCCGAACACCCGGCCCAGGCGGACGCTCTCGCGCATGGCCCCTACTCGTGCAGCCGGACGGGGCGACCCTCGACCTCTTCGATCCGGCGGGCGGCGTCGTCGAGGAGCTTGTGGGCCATGTCGCTCAGCGAGCGGGCCACGGCGAGCTCGTCACCGACCCGCGGCATGTCCGGGTCGATGGGGTTCCGGCGGGCGCGGCCCCAGCCGCCGTAGGTCGTCTCGCCCACCAGCAGGTGCGCGGTGGCGTCGGTGCTCTCCTCGTCCTCCACCAGCGTGATCGTCACGGTCCAGGTCTTGGGCTCTCGCATGCGTGCTCCTTGTCATCTCGGCCGGAGGTGCTCGACCAGGAAGTCGCCCGCGAGGCGGGCCACCTCCTCGAGCGCCCCGGGCTCCTCGAAGAGGTGCCCGGCACCGGGCACCACGGCCACCTCCACCGGCCCGCCCAGGCGCTCGGCCGCAGCCCGGTTGAGGTCGAGCACCACACGGTCGGCGCCACCCACCACCAGCAGGACCGGTTGCCGCACGGCCGCCAGCGCCTCGCCCGCCAGGTCGGGACGGCCTCCGCGCGAGACCACCGCGGCCACCCCCGCCAGGAGCGGTGCCGCCACCAGGGCGGCGGCTGCACCCGTGCTCGCGCCGAACAGCCCGACGGGCAGCCCCGCGGCGTCGTGGCGCGTGCCCGCCCACCTGACGACGTCGACGAGCCGCCGGGCCAGGAGCGAGACGTCGAAGACGTTGGCCCGGTCGACGGCTTCGGCCGGCGTGAGCAGGTCGAACAGCAGCGTCCCGAGCCCCCGCTCGCGCAGCGCGGCCGCCACCGCCTGGTTGCGGGGGCTGCGCCGGCTGCTCCCGCTGCCGTGCACGAACACCACCAGCCCGGCGGCGCCCGCCGGGACGACGAGCTCGGCGGTGAGCGTCGCCCCCTGCACCGCGACGAGGTGCACCGGCGCGGCCTCGAGGAGCGACACGACCTCGTCGTCCGACGTCTGGCCGAAGTGGTCGTACCACTGCCCCACGGCGCTGAAGGCCTCCGGCCGGACGGGGCAGACGAGCTGGTCGACGTCGGCCGCCAACGCCGCAGCCGTGTCGGGCGGCGCGACCGGCACGGCCAGCACCAGCCGACGCGGGTGCCGCGCCCGCACCACCTGGCAGGCGGCCCGGGCGGTGGCCCCGGTGGCCAGGCCGTCGTCGACCACGACCACGTCGTGCCCGGCGACCTCGACCCCGGGGCGGGCCGGGCGGTAGCGGCGCACCCGCTCGTCCACGCGCTGCGCCTCGCGGGCGGCGAGCCGATCCAGCGACGAGGGGTCGAGCCGGAGGGCCCGCACCAGGTCGTCGTTCCAGACCGCCACACCACCCTCGCCCACCGCGCCGATCGCCAGCTCGGGCTGCGACGGGGCGCCCACCTTCCGCACCACCACCACGTCGAGGGGCGCGTGGAGGGCGGCGGCCACCTCGGCGGCCACCACCACGCCGCCCCGGGGCAGACCGAGCACGACGGGGTCGCGGAAGCCCCGCTCGGCCAGCTCGACGGCCAGGAACCGGCCCGCCTCCCGCCGATCGCGGAAGCGGTGCGGCGTGACCGAGCGCCACCTCCCCCAACCCTCGCCACGGGCAGGCACGCCAGGCACCTCCTCGGCGGCGTCCCACGACGCCCACCTCGACCGTACGGCGATCAAGCCCCTCGGGGAAGGGCCCGAGGTCCCGCGTCGCGGGGGCCCGGTCGAGGGTGGGGCGGTCTCCGTGCCACCCTGGGGGGATGACGCCTGCCGAGGTCGAGGACGACCACCGGCTCGCGGCCCGTCTGGCCGACGAGGCCGGGCGGCTGCTGGTGGATCTGCGGGCCGACCTGCTCGGCGCCGGCGCCCACCCCTGGGCGGTCCGCGACGAGGGCGACTGGCGGGCGAACGAGCTGCTGATCAGCGGGCTGGCGGCCGCCCGGCCGGCGGACCGGATCCTGTCCGAGGAGGGCGCGCCCCACCGCCACCGCAGCGGCGCGCCCGACGAGCGGGTCTGGATCATCGACCCCCTCGATGGCACCAACGAGTACGGCGAGCCCGGCCGGATCGACTGGGCGGTGCACGTCGCCCTGGTGGTGGGCGACGCGCCCGTGGCCGCCGCGGTGGCCCTGCCGGCGGTGGGCCTCACCCACGCCACCGAACCCGCGCCGCCACCTCCCCCGCCCCTCGACGGCCGGCGCCCCCGGGTGGTGGTGAGCCGCAGCCGGGCGCCGTACGCGGCCCTGGCCATCGCCGAGGCCCTCGGTGCCGACCTGGTGCGGCTGGGCTCGGCGGGCGCCAAGGCGATGGCTGTCGTGACCGGCGACGTCGACGTGTACGCCCACGCCGGGGGGCAGTACGAGTGGGACTCGGCCGCCCCGACCGCGGTGGCGCGCGCCGCCGGGCTCCACGTGAGCCGCCTCGACGGCTCGTCGCTGCGCTACAACCGGGCCGACCCGTGGCTGCCCGACCTGCTCATCTGCCGTCCCGAGCTGGCGGCGGCCGCCCTGGCCGCGGCCGGCCGCTGAGCCGCGAGGGGCCGTGGAGCGCAAGGTCGTCCGCTACGAGGTCACCGAGGGCGTCGCCCTCGTCACCCTCGACCGACCGGAGCGGCTGAACGCCTGGACCGGGCGGATGCACGCCGAGTACCGGTGGTGCCTGGCCCAGGCCGACCGCGACGCCGACGTGCGCGTGGTGGTGGTCACCGGCGCCGGCCGGGGGTTCTGCGCCGGGGCCGACTCGGCCGCGCTCGAGAAGCACGCCGAGGCCGGCCGCTACGACCCGGGCATGGGTGACGACGCCGCCCGGCCCGGCTACGGCGTCCGCCCCGAGTTCGACCACGACTTCGCCTGGCACTTCGGTCTGTCGGTGCCCGTCATCGCGGCGGTCAACGGCCCCGCCGCCGGTGTGGGCTTCGTGCTCGCCTGCTTCTGCGACCTGCGGTTCGCGGCGGCCGGAGCCAAGCTCACGACCTCGGCCGGCCGGTTGAACCTCCCCGCCGAGTACGGGCTGTCGTGGGTCCTGCCCCGCCTCGTCGGGATCGGGCACGCCGCCGACCTGCTGCTCTCGAGCCGGGTGGTCCTCGCCGAGGAGGCCGCCGCGATGGGCCTGGTGAACCGGGTGGTGCCGCCGGCCGAGCTGCTGCCCGCCGCCCTGGCGTACGCCCGCCGGATGGCCGCCGAGGTGGCGCCGGCCTCGCTGGCCGAGGCCAAGCGCCAGCTCTACGTCGACCTGCACGGCGACGTGGGCGCCGCCGTCGAGCGCTCGAAGCGGCTGCTCGACGCCATGGTCACCGAGCCCGACTACCGGGAGGGCGTGGCCGCCCTGCTCCAGCGGCGCCCCCCGAGGTTCGGACCGGCCGGGCCCCGCCCGCCCTGGCCACCCGACTGAGCCCGGCGGGATCAGCCCAGCGCGCCGGACCGCCGCAGCGCGTCCAGGCCCGCGTCGTCGTACCCGACCTGCCGCAGCACCTCCTCGGTCGCTGCGCCGAGGGCCGGCACCGGGCCGCTGGGGCCCGTGTCGACGCCCCGGAACGAGACCGGCGAGGCCACCGCCGACACCGCTCGCCCGTCCCTGTCGGCCGGAGGGATCTCGACGAACGCACCGGCGGCCAGCGCCTGGGGGTCGCGCACCACCTCCTCGGCCGTCTGCACGGGCGCCCACCACACGTCGTTGGCGTCGAAGCGCTCGACCCACTCGCCCCTGGTCCGCCCGGCGAAGGCGCGGTCGAGCTCGGCGATCAGGGCCGGGGCGTTCTTGCGGCGGGCCCGGGCGTCGGCGAAGCGCGGGTCCGCGGCCAGGTCGGGCCGGTCGACGGCCGCGACCACGCCCGGCCAGTGGCGATCGGCCTCCAGGCCCAGCAGCCAGAACCACCGGCCGTCGCCGGCCCGGTAGGAGTTGACCAGCGGCGCCGCGGCCTCGGTGCGGGGCAGGGTGGGCGCGAGCTTGCCGTAGCGGAGCTGGATGCCGAGGTCCCAACCCAGGCACCAGATCCCGGTGCGGAGCAGCGACGTCTCCACCACCCGCCCGGTGCCGGTGCGGGTCCGGTCGAGCAGCGCGGCGAGGATGCCGGCCACCGTGGTGATCCCGGTGACGTGGTCGCCGAACCCGCTCCGGATCCCCGGGGGATCCTCGCCCTCGGGGACGAGGGTGCGGGCGATGCCGGTGCGCGCCCAGAACGCCCCCACGTCGTAGCCGGCCCGATCCCGGTCGGGGCCGGCCGGGCCGTAGCCGCTCACCGCGGCGTAGACCAGCCGGGGGTGACGGGACCCGACCGCCTCCGGGCCGAGCCCGAGCCGCTCCAGCGCCGCCGGGCGGAGGTTGGTGAGGAACACGTCGGCGCCACCGAGGAGCCGGTCGAGCGCCTGGCGCGCCTCGGGCACGGCGAGGTCGAGGACCACCGACCGCTTGCCCCGGTTGTCGAGATCGAAGGGCGGGGACCCAGCCAGGCTGCCCCCACCGAGCGCCCCGAACAGCTCCCGCATGGGGTCGCCGGCCGGGGGCTCGACCTTCACCACGTCGGCACCCCAGTCGGCCAGGACCCCGCCGGCCGACGGGCCGGCCACCCACACGGCCAGCTCGACGACGCTGATCCCCTGCAGCACGAGACCGGTCGCCTAGAGCACCGTGACCGTGCCGTTGGTGCCGTCGACCCGCACCCACGCCCCGTCCGGGATGGTGCGGGTGGCCGCTGTGGCCGACACGACGCAGGGGATGCCCAGCTCGCGGCTCACGATCACCGCATGGCTCACCAGCGCGCCGACGTCGACCACCACGGCCGCGGCCGGCACGAACAGCGGCGTCCACGCCGGATCGGTGAGGGGCGCCACCAACACGTCGCCGGGCTCGAGCGCCGACGGGTCGGCCGGATCCAGCACCACCCGGGCCCGGCCCTCGGCCACGCCCGGGCAGCCGGCCATGCCCTGGATCGTGCCCCCGGCGGCCAGCGGGGGGAGCACCGACGCCGAGCGCCGCTGCCACCGCGTCAGGGGGGGCACCACGCCGTTGACGATGAAGGGCGGCTCGAGGTCGAACAGCTCGAGGTACTGCCGCTCGCGGTCGGCCACCGTGGCCGTGAGCGCCCCTGCGCCGGCCACGAACTCGTCGACCTCGGCGTCGAGCAGCATGCAGATCTGCTGCGGGCTCGCCAGGTAGCCGGCCTGATGGGCCCGCCGGCCGAGCTCCCACACCGCCATCCGCACCTCGTGGATGACCTTGATGATCGTGGTCTTGGCCCGCTCGCGCCCGGCCAGGAACAGGTGGGAGGAGCGGAGTGCGGCCTCGAACTGGGCCGCCGCCTCGGGCACACCGGCCAGGGCGGCGCGCACGCCCTCGGTGGCCTGCTCTCGATCGATCACCAGCCGGTCGTGGCGGGCCTGGGGCGACTCGACGTCGGGGGCCAGGCGCATGCGGTCGATGGCCGCGAGGGCCAGCTCCGGCCTGGTCTCCCAGGTGTGCGAGCGGATGTCCCATTCGTTCGGGCCGCGCGACCCGAACCGCTCCAGGAAGGAGTCGAACGAGGAGAGGAAGGCGCCGGCCTCCGCGGTGCCGAGGGCCGCGATGCGGGCGGGCAGGGCGTCG
Coding sequences within it:
- a CDS encoding YceI family protein, with the protein product MTGEGGGRSRRVLVWVLAAVVGVVVLVAGGTWVYINVIRDDPPPPLSLDAATTTSTAPAGASTTTPAGGPDEGAGLDGVWDASGDSVVGYRVDEILFGQNATAVGRTNAVTGSLTLEGGRVTEASFEVDMATVTSDESRRDDQFRGRIMDVATHPTSAFVLTAPIDLGSVPAEGETVSAEATGDLTLRGTTASVTFPVEARLQDGTIQVSGTIPIVFADWGIPNPSGGPVTTEDNGQLELLLVFVQG
- a CDS encoding multifunctional oxoglutarate decarboxylase/oxoglutarate dehydrogenase thiamine pyrophosphate-binding subunit/dihydrolipoyllysine-residue succinyltransferase subunit, with amino-acid sequence MYERFRADPGSVSQSWRDFFADYRPDGPRVAPASAVATPPVVAATPEPAAVPTEPAAAPAEPAGAPIRGAGALIVANMEASLEVPTATSFRVVPAKLLEVNRGVINGYLERVGGGKVSFTHLIGYAVVRAVADAVPVMSSTFVRGPDGAPRVVRHEHVNLGLAVDVEKADGSRTLLVPVIRAADTLDFRGFYAAYEDVIRKVRANRLSADDFAGATITLTNPGTIGTVQSVPRLMPGQGVIVGVGAIDHPAEFQAADPHLLADLGVSKVVTITSTYDHRVIQGAESGLFLKRVHELLTGAEAFYEGVFRSVGVPYEAVEWRRDVNPVDHEQSMLEKQIRVGQLVNAHRVRGHLIADLDPLSGGEPHVHPELDPSTYGLTIWDLDREFLTGGLAGRERMKLGDMLRVLRDAYCRTVGIEYMHIQEPGEKRWIQEHVEGVSVELGPDDKRHILSRLNAAEAFERFLATKYVGHKRFGLEGGESAIAVLDAILSEAADEALDGVVLGIAHRGRLNVLANIVGKSYDQIFREFEGFVDPDSTQGSGDVKYHLGASGTFVSPSGRPIPVELAANPSHLEAVDPVVVGMARARQDLIDRPGSFSVLPVLVHGDAAFAGQGVVAETLNLSKLAGYRVGGTVHLVINNQLGFTTPPHEARSSYYCTDIAKMVQAPIFHVNGDDPEACVRVARLAYAYRRRFNKDVVIDMLCYRRHGHNEGDDPSYTQPGMYRRIDERRSVRKRHTEALVRRGDIDLDEAERALDDFQARLQAALDETRQAAPDAEVIALPAPEPIGVLPHVDTGVERAELDRVFAALSTYPEGFTVHPKLAKQFEARAQLYEVDGDVDWATAEALAFGTLLVEGTDIRLSGQDSGRGTFSQRHSVLVDHVNEAELVPLQRLEPRRGKFWVYDSLLSEYAALGFEYGYSVVHKDALVLWEAQFGDFANGAQIIIDQFVVAAEDKWGQTSGLVLLLPHGYEGQGPEHSSARVERFLTLAAEDNLQIVYPTTAAQYFHALRRQVHREVRKPLVVFTPKSLLRAKGARSPVVCLEPGTAFQEVLDDLGVADRGAVRQVVLCSGKVGYDAMARRDQIGAPVAVARVEQLYPWPGDEIVRLLDTFPNAAEVVWLQEEPENMGAWNFVHGRLHRILRDGFHSLRHVSRAASGSPATGSGRIHAQEQAQLLDDSVGRL
- a CDS encoding DUF1876 domain-containing protein codes for the protein MREPKTWTVTITLVEDEESTDATAHLLVGETTYGGWGRARRNPIDPDMPRVGDELAVARSLSDMAHKLLDDAARRIEEVEGRPVRLHE
- a CDS encoding site-2 protease family protein, translating into MRESVRLGRVFGIPVGVHWSLLVVFGLLWLGLAAGELPAAHPGEPAALYWLAGLVAVVAFFAGLLAHELAHAVVARREGLPVEGITLWLLGGVSRLGGEPATPAIELRVAVVGPATSIGLAAAGGVLWLLLSAVEAPGLVTVLVAWLATINLVLGLFNLLPALPLDGGRVLRAILWRRWGDQRRATAASAGAGIATGAVLIGLGLLGVAAGVLVGGVWFVLLGWFLLDAARAEVSGVDVRRRLAGVRVGDVMSPHPVAVPAWVTVDELVRHHVAEHPWSTYPVRDADGSVVGLVTRSQLQQVPGDAWPCTLVRSVARPLGQVATAAPGDALLAVLPALATSPDRRLLVLDHGHLVGIVTPTDVSRALELGALTGPGGRADTAA
- the ettA gene encoding energy-dependent translational throttle protein EttA; amino-acid sequence: MPRREGARADEQGRTPGCGRDGGPLASPGVAPQFIFTTRKLGRVHPPDRQVLADISLSFFPGAKIGVLGANGAGKSSLLRIMAGEDDGYSGEARLTPGSTRGFLPQEPRLDPAKDVLGNVMDGVAPVQQLLDRYQQVLAAWGEPDADYEKVGAEQAELEDRIDAADAWNLERNVEIAMDALRLPPGDADVSTLSGGERRRVALCRLLLARPDLLLLDEPTNHLDAESVAWLERFLQEYAGTVVAVTHDRYFLDNVAGWILELDRGRGIPFEGNYSSWLEQKQARLAREEKQSSARQRTLQRELEWVRMAPKARQAKGRARLSAYEKLLAEAQADRGPGDRLEISIAAGPRLGDLVIEAEHLRKGFGDRLLIEDLSFSLPPAGIVGVIGPNGAGKTTLFRMLTGQEPPDGGELRVGPTVELACVDQSRDTLDASATVYEEITGGTDEIKVGNRVVNGRAYVASFNFKGADQQKKVGELSGGERNRVHLAKVLRTGGNVLLLDEPTNDLDVDTLRALEDALEAFAGCAVVISHDRWFLDRVATHVMAFEGDSQVRWFEGNFTEYEALRHKELGAEADQPHRIRYKPLARG